A portion of the Roseimicrobium gellanilyticum genome contains these proteins:
- a CDS encoding permease — MILAALPEPSRSGDVLMAFLSILFEGAPYILVGTLLSGFIDAFLPAKLLDRMLPKNKVLSTLAAGFLGLIFPVCECAVVPVVRRLVQKGLPLSCALAYLLSAPIVNPIVIVSTLTAFKEFQHKGYGTAYNDELAERKANGGTGGVSDHAAAIQNALSQTGMTFARLSLGYTVAVLIGLVLMRKRPGDILHPSVAAGIEAANGGGGHSHAPPDGFDSKLTHAMRTSMRDFLDTAMYFAIGVMITSVFNTQVDQTRIEAVSSNDFFAVPSMMGLAFILALCSTSDAFIAAPMAMPEAGFPSAAKLAFLVFGPMLDVKLVFMYASIFRRKFLMGLCVALFLLVALLSKPWEKVFFPSDNSKVIPAATTSQTATPPATNP, encoded by the coding sequence ATGATCCTCGCAGCCCTTCCTGAACCCAGCCGCAGCGGCGACGTACTAATGGCCTTCCTCAGCATCCTCTTTGAGGGTGCGCCCTACATTCTAGTAGGCACTTTGCTTTCAGGCTTCATCGACGCTTTCCTTCCCGCCAAGCTCCTGGACCGGATGCTGCCGAAGAACAAGGTGCTCTCCACACTGGCAGCCGGTTTCCTGGGTCTCATCTTTCCCGTGTGCGAGTGTGCCGTGGTACCGGTGGTGCGGCGACTGGTGCAGAAGGGCCTGCCCCTCTCCTGCGCGCTGGCCTACCTGCTCTCCGCGCCGATTGTGAATCCCATTGTGATCGTGAGCACGCTCACGGCCTTCAAGGAATTCCAGCACAAAGGCTACGGAACCGCCTACAACGATGAGCTGGCGGAGCGCAAGGCCAACGGCGGCACAGGCGGCGTCTCCGACCATGCGGCTGCCATTCAAAATGCCCTGAGCCAGACGGGCATGACCTTTGCACGACTTTCCCTCGGCTACACGGTCGCGGTACTCATCGGCCTCGTGCTCATGCGCAAAAGACCGGGCGACATCCTGCACCCCTCTGTGGCGGCAGGCATTGAAGCCGCGAATGGTGGCGGTGGCCACAGCCATGCTCCGCCAGATGGCTTTGACTCCAAGCTGACCCACGCCATGCGCACCAGCATGCGGGACTTCCTGGATACCGCGATGTACTTCGCCATCGGCGTGATGATCACCAGCGTCTTCAACACGCAGGTGGACCAGACCCGCATCGAGGCAGTCTCCTCGAACGACTTCTTTGCCGTGCCCTCCATGATGGGTCTGGCGTTCATTCTGGCACTCTGCAGTACGTCAGACGCCTTCATTGCCGCTCCCATGGCCATGCCGGAAGCGGGCTTCCCGAGCGCGGCGAAGCTGGCCTTCCTCGTTTTCGGCCCCATGCTGGACGTGAAGCTCGTATTCATGTATGCTTCCATCTTCCGTAGGAAGTTCCTCATGGGCCTGTGCGTCGCGCTGTTCCTTCTGGTGGCGCTGCTGAGCAAGCCCTGGGAAAAGGTCTTCTTCCCCTCGGACAATAGCAAAGTCATCCCTGCCGCCACCACCAGCCAGACGGCGACTCCGCCTGCCACGAATCCCTGA
- a CDS encoding glycosyltransferase family 4 protein yields MTSDKQRVLIIVENLPVPLDRRVWQEACALRDAGHDVTVICPQMRGYTQAEEVLDGIQIYRHWISGEAKGIRGFLSEYASALLGEFWCALKAWRRKGFDVIHLCNPPDLLFLVALPFKLFAQVKVVFDVHDLWPEMFEAKFGGKGLLYRAVRFAERCTLALADVVIATNQSVLSTVKQRGRKSDDDVFVVRTAPHKLNTQVAADLTLRKGRKHLVGYIGVMGNADGVNYLIEAASHIVHHRRRNDVQFLLMGSGPEHEELTKLRDSLSLQGFVDMPGRVTNEFLFTALKTMDLGVACDPINDYNDHCTMNKTLEYMAFSRAQVMFGTREGRYSAGDAARYVMENSAEKLGDAILEMIDNPDERERMGALGYERLTNELSWERSVETLLAAYERATSRS; encoded by the coding sequence ATGACTTCCGACAAGCAGCGCGTCCTCATCATTGTCGAGAACCTGCCCGTACCCCTCGACCGTCGGGTATGGCAGGAAGCGTGTGCTTTGCGCGATGCGGGCCATGACGTGACGGTGATCTGCCCGCAGATGCGCGGCTACACCCAGGCGGAGGAGGTGCTGGACGGCATCCAGATCTACCGCCACTGGATCAGTGGCGAGGCCAAGGGCATCCGCGGATTCCTCAGCGAGTACGCCTCCGCGTTGCTGGGGGAATTCTGGTGCGCGCTGAAAGCCTGGCGGCGCAAGGGGTTCGATGTGATCCACCTCTGCAATCCGCCGGATCTGCTCTTCCTGGTGGCGCTTCCCTTCAAGCTCTTTGCCCAGGTGAAGGTGGTCTTCGACGTGCATGATCTCTGGCCAGAAATGTTTGAGGCGAAGTTCGGCGGGAAGGGATTGCTCTACCGCGCGGTGCGCTTTGCCGAGCGCTGCACGCTGGCACTGGCGGATGTGGTCATCGCGACGAATCAAAGCGTGCTCTCCACGGTGAAGCAGCGTGGGCGCAAGAGTGATGACGATGTCTTTGTGGTGCGCACCGCCCCGCACAAGCTGAATACCCAGGTGGCCGCGGACCTGACACTGCGCAAGGGACGCAAACATCTCGTGGGCTACATCGGCGTGATGGGCAATGCGGACGGCGTGAACTACCTCATCGAGGCCGCCAGCCACATCGTGCACCACCGCCGGCGCAATGATGTGCAGTTCCTGCTCATGGGCAGCGGACCGGAGCATGAGGAGCTCACGAAGCTGCGTGACTCCCTGTCCCTGCAGGGCTTCGTGGACATGCCCGGTCGCGTGACGAATGAGTTCCTCTTCACCGCCCTGAAGACGATGGATCTCGGCGTGGCGTGTGACCCCATCAACGACTACAACGACCACTGCACCATGAACAAGACGCTGGAGTACATGGCCTTCAGCCGGGCACAGGTGATGTTTGGCACCAGGGAAGGACGCTACTCCGCTGGCGATGCCGCCAGGTATGTGATGGAGAACTCCGCGGAGAAGCTGGGCGATGCGATTCTGGAGATGATCGACAATCCCGACGAGCGCGAACGCATGGGCGCCCTGGGATATGAGCGGCTCACAAATGAACTGAGCTGGGAGCGCTCTGTGGAGACACTGCTCGCCGCGTACGAGCGGGCCACCAGCCGCTCCTGA
- a CDS encoding superoxide dismutase produces MAHTLPPLPYDKAALEPHIDATTMEIHHGRHHNAYVTNLNNAIAGKADLEALSIDELVKNLDKVPKDIAGPVRNNGGGHWNHTFFWNIMAPNAGGAPTGDLAKAIDEAFGSFDAFKEAFAKAGVGRFGSGWAWLVKKDGKLAITSTPNQDNPLMDGSGTPLLGIDVWEHAYYLKYQNKRPDYIAAWWNVVNWKAVADLYAKA; encoded by the coding sequence ATGGCACACACCCTCCCTCCTCTTCCCTATGACAAGGCGGCTCTGGAACCGCACATTGATGCCACCACCATGGAGATTCACCACGGCCGGCATCACAACGCCTACGTGACGAACCTGAACAACGCCATCGCGGGCAAGGCCGATCTCGAAGCCCTGAGCATCGATGAATTGGTGAAGAACCTCGACAAGGTGCCCAAGGACATCGCTGGCCCTGTGCGCAACAACGGTGGCGGCCACTGGAACCACACCTTCTTCTGGAACATCATGGCCCCCAACGCGGGCGGCGCTCCCACGGGCGACCTCGCCAAGGCGATTGATGAAGCGTTCGGCAGCTTCGATGCCTTCAAGGAAGCTTTCGCCAAGGCTGGCGTGGGCCGTTTCGGCTCCGGCTGGGCCTGGCTGGTGAAGAAGGATGGCAAGCTCGCCATCACCTCCACCCCCAATCAGGACAATCCGCTCATGGACGGCTCCGGCACCCCGCTGCTGGGCATCGACGTCTGGGAACACGCCTACTACCTCAAGTACCAGAACAAGCGCCCTGACTACATCGCTGCCTGGTGGAATGTGGTGAACTGGAAGGCCGTGGCAGACCTGTACGCGAAGGCGTAA
- a CDS encoding 3-keto-disaccharide hydrolase translates to MKTRTAFLLSLLLCQALPSQAADESGFVSIFDGKTLKGWHVSAKSGHSRTSKNTSGGKWEVVDGAITGSQDVPGNGGLILTDEQYSEFEVIVEMKNDFGPDSGLFLRSTEDGKCYQGLIDFHKDGSLMGLYGEGLGGKPHFRFFNFGATESDITLTPDRTPPGADGKPQVVDMTPEKWKTFWKAGDWNEFKMRITGGDKPTITTWINGLKIMEWTETEARLPAKGSIALQVHGGGDWTKSFVRYRNIRVKDLSKK, encoded by the coding sequence ATGAAAACGCGTACCGCATTTCTCCTCTCCCTGCTTCTCTGCCAGGCCCTTCCGTCCCAAGCGGCGGATGAATCCGGCTTCGTCTCCATCTTCGACGGCAAGACGCTCAAAGGCTGGCACGTCAGCGCCAAGTCCGGCCACAGCCGCACCAGCAAGAACACCAGCGGCGGCAAGTGGGAAGTCGTGGATGGCGCCATCACCGGCTCCCAGGACGTCCCCGGAAACGGCGGTCTCATCCTCACGGACGAGCAGTACAGCGAGTTCGAAGTCATCGTGGAAATGAAAAACGACTTCGGTCCGGACAGCGGTCTCTTCCTCCGCAGCACGGAGGATGGCAAGTGCTACCAGGGCCTCATCGACTTCCACAAGGACGGCAGCCTCATGGGTCTCTATGGCGAAGGTCTCGGCGGCAAGCCGCACTTCCGCTTCTTCAACTTCGGCGCGACCGAGTCCGACATCACCCTCACTCCCGACCGCACCCCTCCGGGTGCCGATGGCAAGCCTCAGGTGGTCGACATGACTCCGGAGAAATGGAAGACCTTCTGGAAGGCGGGCGACTGGAATGAATTCAAGATGCGCATCACCGGTGGAGACAAGCCCACCATCACCACCTGGATCAATGGCCTGAAGATCATGGAATGGACCGAAACGGAAGCGCGCCTCCCCGCCAAGGGCAGCATCGCCCTGCAAGTGCATGGCGGCGGTGACTGGACGAAGAGCTTCGTGCGGTATCGCAACATCCGGGTGAAGGACCTGAGCAAGAAGTAA
- a CDS encoding sialate O-acetylesterase gives MHRKLIHSLLLALALTPGLASAELKLPSVIGDHMVLQQKQSNPIWGWDTPGTKVSVTFAGKMYAADADKDGKWTVKLDPQVANANPQVMNIKGTTAKDVQDILIGEVWMCSGQSNMGFTVAGDWKGDLEALASKHPGLRLFALPMVGTQDLKTDIDAKWELSNADTAKPFSAVGFFFGRYLHEVLGVPVGLIDNAWGGSSAEAWVRRSTIESDPRFKDLMERWKTTEKNGFDPVKAKADFEAQTAKWKEAVAAAKAANKPAPQAPRAPQNPLTGQHRPGNIFAGMMHPTLGYGIKGVIWYQGESNAGRALEYRDLFPFMITEWRKEWKQGDFPFYWVQLADFMAYKDQPGDSAWAELREAQTLSQKLPNSGQAVITDLGEANDIHPKNKYDVAARLVRWALAKDYGIKIAYRSPELKSHEIKGNKVTVTVDCFGSGLRTVDVNDVKGFAICGEDKKWVWAQAKIVGNDKVEVWSEAVAAPKAVRFAWSDNPVFNLISKEGLPVTPFRTDDFEMVTKPKPAVVAPAPAKPAAPVKPTAAPAKPAEPKTAAAPKKA, from the coding sequence ATGCATCGCAAACTCATCCATTCCCTCCTGCTCGCGCTGGCGCTTACGCCAGGCCTCGCGAGCGCGGAGTTGAAGCTGCCGTCCGTCATCGGCGACCACATGGTCCTGCAGCAGAAGCAGTCCAATCCCATCTGGGGTTGGGACACGCCAGGCACGAAAGTCTCTGTCACCTTCGCCGGGAAGATGTATGCCGCAGACGCGGACAAGGACGGCAAGTGGACCGTGAAGCTGGACCCGCAGGTGGCCAATGCCAATCCGCAGGTGATGAACATCAAGGGCACGACCGCGAAGGACGTGCAGGACATCCTCATCGGTGAGGTGTGGATGTGCTCCGGCCAGTCCAACATGGGCTTCACCGTGGCGGGTGACTGGAAGGGTGACCTGGAGGCGCTGGCCTCGAAGCACCCCGGCCTGCGTCTCTTTGCCCTGCCCATGGTGGGCACGCAGGACCTGAAGACGGACATCGACGCGAAGTGGGAGCTTTCCAATGCGGACACGGCAAAGCCCTTCAGCGCGGTGGGTTTCTTCTTTGGCCGCTACCTGCATGAGGTGCTCGGCGTGCCGGTGGGCCTGATCGACAATGCCTGGGGTGGTTCCTCCGCCGAGGCGTGGGTGCGCCGCTCGACCATCGAGTCCGACCCGCGGTTCAAGGACCTCATGGAGCGCTGGAAGACCACGGAGAAGAACGGCTTTGACCCAGTGAAGGCGAAGGCAGATTTCGAAGCGCAGACGGCCAAGTGGAAGGAAGCCGTGGCTGCGGCGAAGGCCGCGAACAAGCCCGCGCCCCAAGCTCCCCGCGCTCCGCAGAATCCGCTGACGGGTCAGCATCGCCCCGGCAATATCTTCGCCGGCATGATGCATCCCACCCTCGGGTATGGCATCAAGGGTGTCATCTGGTACCAGGGCGAGTCCAATGCGGGCCGCGCGCTGGAGTATCGCGACCTCTTCCCCTTCATGATCACGGAGTGGCGCAAGGAGTGGAAGCAGGGTGATTTCCCCTTCTACTGGGTGCAGCTGGCCGACTTCATGGCGTACAAGGACCAGCCGGGCGACAGCGCCTGGGCAGAGCTGCGTGAGGCCCAGACCCTGAGCCAGAAGCTGCCGAACAGCGGCCAGGCCGTCATCACCGACCTCGGCGAGGCCAACGACATCCACCCGAAGAACAAGTACGACGTGGCCGCCCGCCTCGTGCGCTGGGCTCTGGCAAAGGACTACGGCATCAAGATTGCCTACCGCAGCCCGGAGCTGAAGAGCCACGAAATCAAGGGCAACAAGGTGACGGTCACCGTGGATTGCTTCGGCTCCGGCCTCCGCACCGTGGACGTGAATGACGTGAAGGGCTTCGCCATCTGCGGCGAGGACAAGAAGTGGGTCTGGGCGCAGGCCAAGATTGTGGGGAATGACAAGGTGGAAGTCTGGAGCGAAGCCGTCGCAGCCCCCAAGGCCGTGCGCTTCGCCTGGTCGGACAATCCTGTCTTTAACCTCATTTCCAAGGAAGGCCTGCCCGTCACGCCCTTCCGCACCGACGACTTTGAGATGGTGACCAAGCCCAAGCCCGCCGTCGTGGCCCCGGCCCCTGCCAAGCCTGCCGCTCCCGTGAAGCCCACCGCTGCCCCGGCCAAGCCTGCGGAACCGAAGACCGCCGCGGCACCGAAGAAGGCGTAA
- a CDS encoding RNA recognition motif domain-containing protein — protein MSNTKMYVGNLSWTATETDVRALFEQYGDVTDIHLPSDRETGRPRGFAFVTMGTKEAMEAAIKALDGSEWMGRPLKINEARPREERAGGGGGYGGGGGGYGGGGGRKGGGGGYGGGGGGGYGGGGRRDRY, from the coding sequence ATGAGCAATACGAAAATGTACGTGGGCAACCTGTCTTGGACAGCCACTGAAACCGATGTCCGTGCCCTCTTCGAGCAGTACGGCGATGTCACGGATATTCATCTTCCTTCCGATCGTGAAACGGGCCGCCCGCGTGGTTTTGCCTTCGTGACCATGGGTACCAAGGAAGCCATGGAAGCTGCGATCAAGGCATTGGATGGTTCCGAATGGATGGGTCGTCCCCTCAAGATCAATGAAGCCCGTCCTCGTGAAGAGCGCGCTGGCGGCGGCGGTGGTTATGGTGGTGGCGGCGGCGGCTACGGCGGTGGCGGCGGTCGCAAGGGTGGTGGCGGCGGCTACGGCGGCGGCGGTGGTGGTGGCTATGGCGGCGGTGGCCGTCGTGATCGCTACTAA
- a CDS encoding O-antigen ligase family protein → MLTQTFKALVAAALFLALLAVGALGTETRLLLFWPGCAVLGLAGLIAGLRWTWRIQHPPSHWCLLTGLLFAAYLMVRQMTSPVTIHAREDLFMLLGCAVAYTLSATVLSQPRARTMILVALLLILVGNLTVGFIHFSDKGMMHYHIVPEYMRAFGDGERIGGFFNNSNHLASFLTMMTLLAAGMATFGRSGAVRRLSIAFAGLSAAVGVALTVSRGAMVGLAIGMVVLAVLGVIMLYRTQRHLLGKVLAGVGVLAVLGGLVLYGVFAEQLRSRLGGSGFAEGDPRPFIWRAALAQHAGSPWVGAGSRMFTEGCITYRTADTPAWTKDALFVHNDWLQLLTEYGWVGLALGLLFVGSHLVHALRFLNWYASERFPRSATLMSNKLGILLGAVAALVAVLVHALFEFHFHVPATAITAALLFGFLANPGFKPENRQPMRLPVVRSALKLTLIAAGAWMLYGTWQFGRADYYAEKAEMLKPEPQDIFSLDDVVPQKLELLSKAIDLDPQNARLWYRRGMVRLEAASGQPQPLVQSLLSRARTDLEEACRLNPYHMFSVRALGDVYDPLGMPQEAYASIQKAGALAPLYGEPRLALAFHYHRLQRWQDAELAYLWTNEARAGRRDEWFSYYEGMLRQAAGATDPLAAQAQAQAQAQ, encoded by the coding sequence ATGCTCACGCAGACCTTCAAGGCTCTCGTCGCCGCCGCACTCTTCCTCGCGCTGCTGGCGGTGGGTGCTCTGGGCACGGAGACGCGGCTGCTTCTCTTCTGGCCGGGCTGTGCCGTGCTGGGTCTTGCAGGTCTCATCGCCGGTCTACGCTGGACATGGCGCATCCAGCACCCGCCCTCCCACTGGTGCCTGCTCACGGGACTCCTTTTCGCCGCCTACCTCATGGTGCGGCAGATGACCTCGCCCGTGACCATCCATGCGCGTGAGGACCTCTTCATGCTGCTCGGCTGCGCGGTGGCCTACACGCTGAGCGCCACCGTGCTGAGCCAGCCGCGTGCGCGAACCATGATCCTCGTCGCGCTGCTGCTCATCCTCGTGGGGAATCTCACCGTGGGATTCATCCACTTCAGTGACAAGGGCATGATGCACTACCACATCGTGCCGGAGTACATGCGGGCCTTCGGCGATGGCGAGCGCATCGGCGGCTTCTTCAACAACTCCAACCACCTCGCTTCCTTCCTCACCATGATGACCCTGCTGGCGGCAGGCATGGCCACCTTCGGTCGCAGCGGGGCAGTGCGCCGCTTGAGCATCGCCTTCGCAGGTCTCTCCGCCGCCGTGGGTGTGGCCCTCACCGTGAGCCGTGGCGCCATGGTGGGGCTGGCCATCGGCATGGTGGTACTGGCTGTATTAGGAGTCATCATGCTGTATCGCACCCAGCGGCATCTGCTGGGCAAGGTGCTCGCCGGTGTGGGTGTGCTGGCCGTGCTGGGCGGACTGGTGCTGTACGGGGTCTTTGCCGAGCAGCTTCGCTCACGCCTCGGCGGCTCGGGTTTTGCCGAGGGCGACCCGCGTCCCTTCATCTGGCGTGCAGCGCTGGCGCAGCATGCCGGGAGCCCCTGGGTGGGCGCGGGCTCACGCATGTTCACGGAGGGCTGCATCACCTACCGCACCGCAGATACGCCTGCGTGGACGAAGGACGCCCTCTTTGTGCACAACGACTGGCTGCAGCTCCTCACGGAGTACGGCTGGGTGGGGCTGGCGCTGGGCCTGCTCTTTGTCGGGAGCCACCTCGTGCATGCCTTGAGATTTCTCAACTGGTACGCCTCGGAGCGCTTCCCCCGGAGCGCGACCCTCATGAGCAACAAGCTCGGCATCCTGCTCGGGGCCGTTGCCGCGCTGGTCGCGGTGCTCGTGCATGCCCTGTTTGAGTTTCACTTCCACGTCCCTGCCACCGCCATCACGGCCGCGCTGCTCTTTGGCTTCCTGGCAAATCCGGGATTCAAGCCGGAGAACAGGCAGCCCATGCGCCTCCCGGTGGTCCGTTCCGCCTTGAAGCTCACCCTCATCGCAGCCGGGGCGTGGATGCTCTACGGCACCTGGCAATTTGGCCGGGCAGACTACTACGCGGAGAAGGCGGAGATGCTCAAGCCGGAACCGCAGGACATCTTCTCCCTGGATGATGTGGTCCCCCAGAAGCTGGAACTGCTGTCCAAGGCCATCGACCTCGACCCGCAGAATGCCCGGCTCTGGTACCGCCGCGGCATGGTGCGGCTGGAGGCCGCCTCCGGTCAGCCGCAACCGCTCGTGCAGAGCCTGCTTTCCCGCGCGCGCACCGACCTTGAGGAAGCCTGCCGGTTGAACCCCTACCACATGTTCTCCGTGCGTGCGCTGGGGGACGTGTATGACCCGCTGGGCATGCCCCAAGAGGCCTACGCCTCCATCCAAAAAGCGGGAGCCCTCGCCCCTCTCTATGGTGAGCCGAGGCTGGCGCTGGCCTTCCACTACCACCGCCTCCAGCGCTGGCAGGACGCGGAGCTGGCGTACCTCTGGACGAATGAAGCACGCGCCGGACGCCGGGATGAGTGGTTCAGCTACTATGAAGGCATGCTCCGTCAGGCGGCAGGCGCCACGGACCCGCTGGCGGCGCAGGCACAGGCACAGGCACAGGCACAGTAG
- a CDS encoding ribose-phosphate diphosphokinase, translating to MKNHLRVLSGTAHTALSQAIADSLGVPLGSATVETFPDGETFVQINENIRGRDVFIVQPTCPPANQNLMELLIMVDAVRRASADRITAVLPFFGYARQDRKDRPRVPITAKLVANLLVAAGVNRVLTMDLHAGQIQGFFDIPVDHLYAAPVLIKAIRERGIEDLVVVSPDVGGIKMCHSYAKTLGVPLAIVAKNRISAEEVEALSVIGDVKGKNVLMVDDLTESAGTLTAAAKLLSESGAKNIYAGVSHAVLSEKGRERLDASPILEVFTTNSVPQAYGSKVTALSVAPLLSEAIKRIHDDESVTSLFNVG from the coding sequence ATGAAAAATCACCTCCGCGTCCTCAGTGGCACTGCGCACACCGCATTGTCACAAGCCATCGCCGACAGCCTCGGCGTGCCGCTTGGCTCAGCCACGGTGGAGACTTTCCCGGACGGTGAGACCTTTGTGCAGATCAATGAGAACATCCGCGGTCGCGATGTCTTCATCGTGCAGCCCACCTGCCCGCCCGCGAACCAGAACCTCATGGAACTGCTCATCATGGTGGATGCTGTGCGCCGTGCCAGCGCGGACCGCATCACCGCCGTGCTGCCCTTTTTCGGCTACGCGAGACAGGACCGCAAGGACCGCCCCCGCGTGCCCATCACCGCCAAGCTCGTGGCGAACCTCCTCGTGGCTGCCGGTGTGAATCGCGTGCTCACCATGGACCTGCACGCTGGTCAGATTCAGGGCTTCTTTGACATTCCCGTGGACCATCTCTACGCCGCGCCCGTCCTCATCAAGGCCATCCGCGAGCGTGGCATCGAGGACCTCGTGGTCGTCTCCCCCGACGTGGGCGGCATCAAGATGTGTCATTCCTATGCGAAGACCCTTGGCGTGCCTCTCGCCATCGTGGCAAAGAACCGCATCAGCGCCGAAGAAGTGGAAGCCCTCAGCGTCATTGGCGATGTGAAGGGCAAGAATGTGCTCATGGTAGATGACCTCACGGAATCCGCCGGCACCCTCACCGCCGCCGCCAAGCTCCTCAGCGAGAGCGGTGCGAAGAACATCTACGCCGGTGTCTCCCACGCCGTGCTGAGCGAGAAGGGACGCGAGCGCCTGGATGCCTCCCCCATTCTGGAAGTCTTCACCACGAACTCCGTGCCGCAGGCCTATGGCAGCAAAGTGACCGCGCTCAGTGTGGCGCCACTCCTGAGCGAAGCCATCAAGCGCATTCACGATGACGAGTCGGTGACCTCGCTCTTCAATGTGGGCTGA
- a CDS encoding DUF4893 domain-containing protein encodes MTFCRNLHVPLWLVLCLVTVSHIASVHGIGVGAVKAQQSAMDDDEQKVLAGAEEALKSQLGEIKKTTQDKESLAAAEDMLAVLAKPRVPITTSEELQGNWQVRSLQTGQYGAYTYPYFKCRIGTEGKDLVFHKSTGSQRRKGTLVREDENRYLFTGGAYVEGDPVGRYYGVKDNPTEAQKNNNSVGYLYKLGKGHYLMIFSPSGPNGEMYEMKK; translated from the coding sequence ATGACTTTCTGCCGAAATCTCCATGTTCCGCTCTGGCTGGTCCTCTGTTTGGTGACCGTGTCGCACATCGCTTCTGTCCACGGCATCGGCGTGGGGGCCGTCAAAGCCCAGCAGAGCGCCATGGATGATGATGAACAGAAGGTCCTCGCCGGTGCCGAGGAGGCCCTGAAGTCCCAACTGGGGGAAATCAAAAAGACCACCCAGGACAAAGAGAGCCTGGCCGCTGCCGAGGACATGCTCGCCGTGCTGGCCAAGCCCCGGGTGCCGATAACCACCAGCGAGGAACTCCAGGGGAACTGGCAGGTGCGCAGCCTCCAGACCGGCCAGTACGGAGCCTACACCTACCCCTACTTCAAGTGCCGCATCGGCACCGAGGGCAAGGACCTCGTCTTCCACAAGTCCACCGGCTCCCAGCGCCGCAAAGGCACCCTGGTACGCGAGGATGAAAACCGCTACCTCTTCACCGGCGGCGCCTACGTGGAAGGCGACCCCGTCGGGCGATACTACGGCGTGAAAGACAATCCCACCGAGGCGCAGAAGAATAACAATTCCGTGGGCTACCTCTACAAGCTCGGCAAAGGCCACTACCTCATGATCTTCTCCCCCTCCGGACCGAATGGGGAGATGTATGAGATGAAGAAGTGA